A genomic region of Anaerolineales bacterium contains the following coding sequences:
- the ftsZ gene encoding cell division protein FtsZ gives MKAQNNHTETIARIKVVGVGGGGCNAVNRMIDQGMPGIEFVAVNTDAQALQFCKASTHVRIGDKQTRGMGSGGDPEVGRKSGEESAEDLYEVLRGTDMVFVTAGIGGGTGTGAAPIVAQVARDVGALTIGVVTSPFEFEGKRRKQNAEAGIARLKEHVDTLIVIPNDRLLQLVDKRAGLNDAFRLADDVLRQGVQGISELITVPGLINLDFADVRTIMSEGGAALMAVGEAEGENRAQMAAEAAINSQLLDITIDGARGILFNITGGPGMSLFEVNTAAAIVKETAHPDVNLIFGAVIDESMGDKVRITVIATGFDRKGMPRRMLRTQPGAQTMAEGQIQAAPRQPEYQPANVDPKDLDIPTFLRNRLGN, from the coding sequence ATGAAAGCACAAAACAATCACACAGAGACCATCGCCCGCATCAAAGTGGTGGGCGTGGGCGGCGGTGGCTGCAATGCAGTCAACCGCATGATCGATCAGGGCATGCCGGGCATTGAGTTCGTGGCGGTGAACACGGACGCACAGGCACTGCAGTTCTGCAAAGCATCCACGCATGTACGCATCGGCGATAAGCAGACGCGCGGCATGGGTTCCGGTGGGGACCCTGAAGTGGGCCGCAAGTCTGGCGAAGAATCTGCCGAGGACTTATACGAAGTATTGCGCGGCACCGACATGGTGTTCGTCACCGCCGGCATCGGCGGCGGCACCGGCACTGGCGCGGCGCCGATCGTGGCCCAGGTGGCCCGCGATGTGGGCGCGCTGACCATCGGCGTGGTCACCAGCCCGTTTGAATTCGAGGGCAAGCGCCGCAAGCAGAACGCCGAGGCCGGCATTGCCCGCCTCAAAGAGCATGTCGATACCCTCATCGTCATCCCCAATGACCGCTTGCTGCAACTGGTAGACAAGCGCGCCGGCCTCAACGATGCCTTCCGCCTGGCCGATGACGTGCTGCGCCAGGGTGTGCAGGGCATCTCGGAACTGATCACCGTGCCCGGCCTGATCAACCTGGACTTTGCCGACGTGCGCACGATCATGTCTGAGGGTGGGGCGGCGCTGATGGCCGTCGGCGAAGCCGAAGGCGAGAACCGCGCCCAGATGGCCGCCGAAGCGGCGATCAACAGCCAACTGCTCGACATCACCATTGATGGCGCGCGTGGCATCCTGTTCAACATCACCGGTGGCCCGGGCATGTCCCTCTTCGAGGTCAACACCGCCGCCGCCATCGTCAAGGAAACCGCGCACCCGGATGTCAATCTGATCTTCGGTGCCGTGATCGACGAAAGCATGGGCGACAAGGTGCGTATCACCGTCATCGCCACCGGCTTTGACCGCAAGGGCATGCCGCGCCGCATGTTGCGCACGCAGCCCGGTGCGCAGACCATGGCGGAAGGCCAAATTCAGGCTGCACCGCGCCAACCCGAGTACCAGCCGGCCAACGTGGACCCCAAGGATTTGGATATTCCCACTTTCCTGCGTAATCGCCTGGGCAACTAA
- the nrdR gene encoding transcriptional regulator NrdR yields MLCPHCKDANQEGSKVIDTTHDARGGIRRRRECKNCGKRYSTYERPILAAPLIIKSDGGREEFDREKLMHSVQLACVKLPVAVAEIDRLVGEIETKLMQMEKSEVSSRVVGDMVLAGLKDLSEIAYIRFALVYLGLNDLQAIRKEVDSLIASS; encoded by the coding sequence ATGTTGTGCCCGCATTGCAAAGACGCCAACCAGGAAGGCAGCAAGGTGATCGACACCACGCATGACGCGCGGGGGGGCATCCGCCGCCGCCGTGAATGCAAGAACTGTGGCAAGCGCTACAGCACCTATGAGCGCCCGATCCTGGCTGCGCCGCTGATCATCAAGAGTGATGGTGGCCGCGAGGAGTTTGACCGCGAGAAGCTGATGCACAGCGTGCAGTTGGCTTGCGTGAAACTGCCTGTCGCTGTCGCCGAGATCGATCGTTTGGTAGGTGAGATTGAAACCAAACTGATGCAAATGGAGAAGTCTGAAGTCTCATCCCGTGTGGTGGGTGACATGGTGCTGGCCGGTCTCAAAGACCTCAGCGAAATCGCCTACATCCGCTTCGCCCTGGTCTATCTGGGCCTGAATGACCTGCAGGCCATCCGCAAAGAAGTCGACAGTCTGATCGCATCAAGCTAA
- a CDS encoding FtsQ-type POTRA domain-containing protein, with protein sequence MATAENNLTRAEQVRARRLHRREDKPIVNRLASAAQAAKAAARRPRMVARNAQSERRLQALEQGSLRRPRYIKLAEAGAELRLPALPSVQVGWRVISGALVAGCLLLLYSMFSSPGFTVARVELQGAERVNANAINNALGIAGQSIFRIEPAKLLATLRAQFPELERVSISVGLPGSVTVTVKEREPLIVWEQAGLSLWMDAAGVAFMPQGDASGLIHVTALDAPPSLSNNTPESHQLIRPEMVFVIQALQRIAPEGSPLVYDPKMGFGWSDPQGWQVFFGQDGKDIDQRLAIYLKMLDELKARRLVPTLISVAQLHAPYYRMDY encoded by the coding sequence ATGGCCACAGCAGAAAACAACCTGACGCGTGCTGAACAGGTGCGCGCCCGCCGCTTGCACCGCCGCGAAGACAAGCCCATCGTTAACCGGCTGGCCAGCGCGGCCCAGGCAGCCAAAGCCGCGGCCCGCCGGCCGCGGATGGTGGCGCGCAATGCGCAGAGCGAGCGCCGCTTGCAGGCGCTGGAGCAGGGCAGCCTGCGCCGCCCGCGCTACATCAAGCTGGCCGAGGCCGGCGCCGAGTTGCGCCTGCCGGCGCTGCCCAGCGTGCAGGTGGGCTGGCGGGTGATCTCGGGGGCGCTGGTGGCAGGCTGCTTGCTGTTGCTGTATAGCATGTTCAGCTCGCCCGGCTTCACTGTGGCACGCGTCGAGCTGCAAGGCGCTGAGCGTGTGAATGCCAACGCCATCAACAATGCGCTCGGCATTGCCGGGCAGAGCATCTTCCGCATCGAACCGGCCAAGCTGTTGGCCACGCTGCGCGCCCAGTTCCCTGAGCTGGAACGCGTCTCGATCAGCGTCGGGCTGCCCGGCAGCGTCACCGTCACCGTCAAGGAGCGCGAGCCGTTGATCGTGTGGGAGCAGGCCGGGCTGAGCTTGTGGATGGATGCGGCCGGGGTAGCGTTCATGCCGCAGGGCGATGCCAGTGGCCTGATCCATGTGACCGCTTTGGATGCGCCGCCCAGCCTGAGCAACAACACGCCGGAGAGCCACCAACTCATCCGCCCTGAGATGGTCTTTGTCATTCAGGCCTTGCAGCGCATTGCCCCTGAAGGTTCGCCGCTGGTCTACGACCCCAAGATGGGCTTCGGCTGGAGCGATCCTCAGGGCTGGCAGGTGTTCTTCGGCCAGGATGGCAAGGATATTGACCAGCGTCTGGCGATCTACCTCAAGATGCTGGATGAACTCAAGGCGCGCCGCCTGGTGCCTACGCTGATCAGCGTGGCGCAACTGCACGCCCCGTACTACAGAATGGATTATTAA
- a CDS encoding adenosylcobalamin-dependent ribonucleoside-diphosphate reductase, translating to MLKETKSTAAKQDATHGLLPTPAMPKSLKKVALGENAMQVFQRRYMRRDQDGKPIESAEQTYWRVAYHVGKVEQQWGADEMQTARDFYALLAEQRFTPNSPTFTGAGTPIGQLAACFVLPISDDMGRASSGIFQTLRDAALIQQTGGGNGFAFSRLRPKNAHVKTSAGRATGPVGFLRVYDQAFGEIAQGGTRRGANMAVLRVDHPDVEEFITSKTSENAITNFNISVGITDAFMQAVKDDADWDLRFVDITDPRSKGFDGTLEQAELAGLPIKTYKTVRARELFDKIVTQAHHNGEPGLLFLDAANRSNPVPHLYPLEATNPCGEQWLGPYENCCLGSINLAQHFGPDGTVDWAKLQESTELATRFLDDVVEENAYVPAVPQLREAALKARRIGLGIMALADLLYHCGIRYGSPEAQEFSAQVMEFVRYHSMKTSIELAKERGPFTAIEGSIYDKNHMTWAPPTPLEAYSLEYGRPAVEWGSIVDGIKEHGIRNACQTTIAPTGTIATISGCEGYGCEPVFALAYLRHVNDNGKDLTLTYTSPLFEQALEASGLSAEERTRIIDQVVAEGTCQNVAGLPESIRNTFVVSGDISAEEHVRMQGALQAFVDNSLSKTVNFPAGATEEDVATAYMLAWELGAKGITVYVTGSRDKVVLETHATAKSKEATPEAKPMAVGESLWNESRKPRPGVMHGHTMKVETPLGAAFVTINENGESQPFEAFINSAKAGSETAAVSEAIGRLVSYILRLSSPVAPLQRLHEIRAQLAGLGGDRQLGLGPRKVRSLPDGVAQAIEQYLVAREDGEPHAAHGNGNGHTNGNGHAHVDTGKAEGFAQAVPQAQHGPKGELCPECGHSTLVNEEGCKKCHSCGFSEC from the coding sequence ATGTTGAAGGAAACCAAGTCCACCGCCGCCAAGCAAGACGCCACCCACGGCTTGCTACCCACGCCCGCCATGCCCAAGAGCCTGAAGAAGGTCGCCCTGGGCGAGAACGCCATGCAGGTCTTCCAGCGCCGCTACATGCGCCGTGACCAGGATGGCAAGCCCATCGAGAGCGCCGAGCAGACCTACTGGCGCGTGGCCTACCACGTGGGCAAGGTGGAGCAGCAGTGGGGCGCCGATGAAATGCAAACGGCGCGTGACTTCTACGCCCTGCTGGCGGAGCAGCGTTTCACTCCCAACTCGCCCACCTTCACCGGCGCCGGCACGCCCATCGGCCAGCTGGCCGCCTGCTTCGTGCTGCCCATTAGTGATGACATGGGGCGCGCTTCCTCCGGCATCTTCCAGACCCTGCGTGACGCCGCCCTCATCCAGCAGACCGGCGGCGGCAACGGCTTCGCCTTCAGCCGCCTGCGCCCCAAGAACGCGCACGTCAAAACCTCGGCGGGCCGCGCCACGGGCCCGGTCGGCTTCCTGCGCGTGTACGACCAGGCCTTCGGCGAGATCGCCCAGGGTGGCACGCGCCGCGGCGCCAACATGGCCGTACTGCGCGTCGACCATCCGGATGTCGAGGAGTTCATCACCAGCAAGACCAGTGAGAACGCCATCACCAACTTCAATATCTCGGTGGGCATCACCGATGCCTTCATGCAAGCCGTGAAGGATGATGCCGATTGGGATTTGCGCTTTGTAGACATTACCGACCCGCGCAGCAAGGGCTTTGACGGCACGCTGGAGCAAGCCGAATTGGCTGGCCTGCCCATCAAGACTTACAAGACTGTGCGTGCCCGTGAACTGTTCGACAAGATCGTCACCCAGGCGCACCACAACGGTGAGCCCGGCCTGCTGTTCCTGGATGCGGCCAACCGCAGCAACCCCGTGCCGCACCTCTACCCGCTGGAGGCCACCAACCCCTGCGGCGAGCAGTGGCTTGGCCCCTATGAGAATTGCTGCCTGGGTTCCATCAACCTGGCGCAGCACTTTGGCCCGGACGGAACGGTGGATTGGGCCAAGCTGCAGGAGAGCACCGAGCTGGCCACGCGCTTCCTCGATGATGTGGTTGAGGAGAACGCCTACGTGCCGGCCGTGCCGCAGCTGCGTGAGGCGGCCTTGAAAGCCCGCCGCATCGGCCTGGGCATTATGGCGCTGGCCGATTTGCTGTACCACTGCGGCATCCGCTACGGCTCGCCCGAGGCGCAGGAATTCTCCGCACAGGTGATGGAGTTTGTGCGCTATCACAGCATGAAGACCAGCATTGAGCTGGCCAAAGAGCGCGGCCCCTTCACCGCCATCGAGGGCAGCATCTACGACAAGAACCACATGACCTGGGCGCCGCCCACGCCGCTGGAAGCCTACTCCTTGGAGTACGGCCGCCCGGCGGTGGAGTGGGGCAGCATTGTGGATGGCATCAAGGAGCACGGCATCCGCAACGCCTGCCAGACCACCATTGCGCCCACGGGCACCATCGCCACCATCTCCGGCTGCGAAGGCTACGGCTGCGAGCCGGTGTTTGCGCTGGCCTACCTGCGCCACGTCAATGACAATGGCAAGGACCTCACGCTGACCTACACCAGCCCGCTGTTTGAGCAGGCGCTGGAAGCCTCTGGCCTCAGCGCCGAGGAGCGCACGCGCATCATTGACCAAGTGGTAGCCGAGGGCACCTGCCAGAACGTGGCCGGGCTGCCCGAGAGCATCCGCAACACCTTCGTCGTCTCTGGTGACATCAGCGCCGAGGAGCATGTGCGCATGCAAGGCGCGTTGCAGGCCTTCGTGGACAACAGCCTCTCGAAGACCGTCAACTTCCCCGCCGGTGCCACGGAGGAAGACGTGGCCACCGCTTATATGCTGGCCTGGGAGCTGGGCGCCAAGGGCATCACCGTCTACGTCACCGGCTCGCGTGACAAGGTTGTGCTCGAGACCCATGCCACGGCCAAGTCGAAAGAGGCCACGCCTGAGGCCAAGCCGATGGCAGTAGGCGAATCGTTGTGGAATGAATCACGCAAGCCGCGTCCCGGCGTCATGCACGGGCACACCATGAAGGTCGAGACCCCGCTGGGCGCTGCTTTCGTTACCATCAACGAGAACGGCGAAAGCCAGCCCTTCGAAGCCTTCATCAACAGCGCCAAGGCTGGCTCCGAAACCGCCGCCGTCTCCGAGGCCATCGGCCGCCTCGTATCCTACATCCTGCGCCTGTCCTCGCCGGTGGCCCCGCTGCAGCGCCTGCACGAAATCCGTGCCCAGCTGGCCGGCCTCGGTGGCGACCGCCAGCTCGGCCTCGGCCCGCGCAAGGTGCGCTCGCTGCCCGATGGCGTCGCCCAAGCCATCGAGCAGTACCTGGTGGCACGCGAAGACGGGGAGCCGCATGCTGCGCACGGCAATGGCAACGGACACACGAACGGCAACGGCCACGCGCACGTGGATACCGGCAAAGCCGAAGGCTTTGCCCAAGCTGTGCCGCAGGCACAGCACGGGCCAAAGGGCGAACTGTGCCCGGAGTGCGGCCACAGCACCCTGGTCAACGAAGAGGGCTGCAAGAAGTGCCACTCGTGCGGGTTTAGTGAATGTTAG
- a CDS encoding GIY-YIG nuclease family protein: MGKKTTYVYILGNTTGVLYTGMTSDLAGRLEQHRQKQVEGFTKRYGVSRLLFVEAFEHPVDALKAERMIKGWRRRKKLELIRTMNPTFRDLSEDWL, encoded by the coding sequence GTGGGCAAGAAAACGACGTATGTATACATCCTCGGCAATACTACCGGCGTGCTTTACACTGGCATGACTTCTGATTTGGCTGGACGCTTGGAGCAACACCGCCAAAAGCAAGTCGAGGGCTTCACCAAGCGCTATGGCGTGAGCCGATTGCTGTTCGTGGAGGCGTTTGAGCATCCTGTGGATGCGCTGAAGGCGGAGCGCATGATTAAGGGCTGGCGCAGGCGTAAGAAGCTAGAGCTAATTAGGACGATGAACCCGACATTTAGGGATTTGAGCGAGGATTGGCTGTAG
- the ftsA gene encoding cell division protein FtsA yields the protein MAAPIVVGIDIGTTKICTIVARVEQDGRVRVLGVGNEPSQGVRKGTVVDINAVTRAISHSIDKAERSSGLEITSALVSLAGAHVSSANNIGAVGIANRVISHEDVGRALEVARAVAIPHNREVVHVIQRGFVVDGQDGIAIPVGMHGYRLEAQVHIITAASSVVDNLRQCVAESNVGVSQFVLNPLASAEAVLTPTEREMGVVVCDIGGGTTDMALLVEGDVLHTSVLGVGGNHVTSDIAHGLRLPFSQAEEIKLRYGHALPGEIDPTETFAVKAVGASEAMEINRHEMSQIIEARMEEVFTLLHEEIGRTGYAELLPAGVVLTGGSSLLKGLPELASRVLHMPVRVGQPDKLTGMVDKLQSPAYATSVGLLKWAVLMNEVSPNSASSNGTHGDKSIDWKEWVKRFLP from the coding sequence ATGGCCGCACCGATTGTCGTTGGCATTGATATTGGCACCACCAAGATCTGCACCATCGTGGCCCGCGTGGAGCAAGACGGCCGCGTGCGCGTGCTGGGCGTGGGCAACGAGCCCTCGCAGGGGGTGCGCAAGGGCACCGTGGTGGACATCAATGCCGTCACGCGGGCGATCAGCCACTCGATCGACAAGGCCGAGCGCAGCTCCGGCCTGGAGATCACCTCGGCCCTGGTGAGCCTGGCTGGTGCGCATGTCAGCTCGGCCAATAATATCGGCGCGGTGGGCATCGCCAACCGGGTCATCTCGCATGAGGATGTGGGCCGCGCCCTGGAAGTGGCGCGCGCCGTAGCCATCCCACACAATCGCGAAGTCGTGCACGTCATCCAGCGTGGCTTTGTCGTCGATGGCCAGGATGGCATTGCCATTCCGGTGGGCATGCATGGCTACCGCCTGGAGGCGCAGGTGCACATCATCACCGCGGCCTCCTCGGTGGTGGATAACCTGCGCCAATGCGTGGCCGAATCGAATGTTGGCGTCAGCCAGTTCGTGCTCAACCCACTGGCCTCGGCCGAAGCGGTGCTGACCCCAACGGAGCGCGAGATGGGCGTGGTGGTGTGCGACATCGGCGGTGGCACCACCGATATGGCTCTGCTGGTGGAGGGCGATGTGCTGCACACCAGTGTGCTGGGGGTGGGCGGCAACCATGTCACTTCGGATATCGCTCACGGCCTGCGCTTGCCTTTCTCGCAGGCGGAGGAGATCAAGCTGCGCTATGGCCACGCGCTGCCGGGCGAGATCGACCCCACCGAGACCTTCGCGGTCAAGGCGGTCGGCGCCAGTGAGGCGATGGAGATCAACCGCCATGAGATGAGCCAGATCATCGAAGCGCGCATGGAAGAAGTGTTCACCCTGTTGCACGAAGAGATCGGGCGCACAGGCTACGCCGAGCTGCTGCCGGCGGGCGTGGTGCTGACCGGTGGCAGCAGCCTGCTCAAGGGCTTGCCGGAGCTGGCCAGCCGCGTGCTGCACATGCCGGTGCGTGTGGGCCAGCCAGACAAGCTCACCGGCATGGTGGATAAATTGCAATCGCCGGCGTATGCCACCAGCGTGGGCCTGCTCAAGTGGGCCGTGCTGATGAACGAGGTCAGCCCCAACAGTGCCAGCAGCAACGGCACCCATGGCGATAAGAGCATCGATTGGAAGGAATGGGTCAAGCGTTTCCTGCCCTGA